The Streptomyces spororaveus genome includes a region encoding these proteins:
- a CDS encoding DUF4291 domain-containing protein translates to MTGATHEVRARFDDATITVYQAYPARIAEPALEAGTFVDPFKRARMTWIKPSFLWMMYRCGWATKSDQERVLAIDITRDGFEEALSRSCLSHFDRTRFPGVEEWRAAVRDSPVRVQWDPERDLHLNPLPHRAIQIGLSGPAVERYVENWISGIRDVTATAHEIHAAVTAGNLDAAAALLPEERVYPLPPALVERIA, encoded by the coding sequence ATGACCGGCGCGACGCACGAGGTCAGGGCGCGGTTCGACGACGCGACCATCACCGTCTATCAGGCGTACCCGGCACGCATCGCCGAACCGGCCCTGGAGGCCGGCACCTTCGTGGATCCGTTCAAGCGCGCCAGGATGACGTGGATCAAGCCGTCGTTCCTGTGGATGATGTACCGCTGCGGATGGGCCACGAAGAGCGATCAGGAGCGCGTCCTGGCGATCGACATCACGCGGGACGGATTCGAGGAGGCGCTTTCCCGGTCCTGCCTCAGCCACTTCGACAGGACACGCTTCCCGGGGGTCGAGGAGTGGCGTGCCGCCGTTCGTGACAGCCCGGTGCGCGTCCAATGGGACCCCGAGCGGGATCTGCACCTGAATCCGCTGCCGCACCGGGCGATCCAGATCGGCCTCTCGGGACCCGCGGTCGAGCGGTACGTGGAGAACTGGATCAGCGGCATCCGGGACGTCACCGCCACGGCGCACGAGATCCATGCCGCGGTGACGGCCGGGAACCTCGACGCGGCCGCGGCCCTGCTGCCCGAGGAACGCGTCTACCCGCTTCCCCCGGCCCTCGTCGAACGGATCGCCTGA
- a CDS encoding DUF1266 domain-containing protein — translation MGKWIAPSAVERALYEAKTAGDWAAYFDALARTPLYVAQPRGQSDAHPDSVFFHATPDRTLAVHTPGMLPAPTPGTVYESRSLRWFAQVWAAADPAFLAVNPGSPTEAYLTTTPADLARWRTHAEAAPHYGLPEGKVHALFTGGPLHGPVAHGLAVGAHLAVTNGEFWNSLAYHGSGYQSERRRVAKSWSITDRPDWLSVLETLLDCGMVSPVWEYALRVRRALASDFAGPVDIEHWRHAAEASLRRNAERAAEPRLTPDGVTVAQPRPAAEVEGEIAGVGRLIGRITRYEQRFRADGLLPEDGWVRSVEGWDTGRASQMARWGVGCRYGSVEEAEQAVLRAGEAARDTYRSWADFSAGYVLGRCLHFDEEEFGPWYTTALAAHLALTTDPASPWLNIPWN, via the coding sequence ATGGGGAAGTGGATCGCGCCGAGCGCCGTCGAGAGAGCGCTGTACGAGGCCAAGACCGCGGGTGACTGGGCCGCTTACTTCGACGCGCTGGCCCGTACACCGCTGTACGTGGCGCAGCCCCGCGGGCAGTCGGACGCGCATCCCGACTCGGTGTTCTTCCACGCCACCCCGGACCGGACGCTCGCCGTCCACACCCCGGGGATGCTGCCCGCCCCCACCCCGGGGACGGTCTACGAGTCCCGGAGCCTGCGCTGGTTCGCCCAGGTCTGGGCCGCCGCCGACCCCGCCTTCCTCGCCGTGAACCCGGGCTCCCCCACCGAGGCCTACCTCACCACCACCCCCGCCGACCTGGCCCGCTGGCGCACCCACGCGGAAGCCGCCCCCCACTACGGCCTGCCCGAGGGCAAGGTCCACGCCCTGTTCACCGGCGGCCCGCTGCACGGGCCCGTCGCCCACGGTCTCGCCGTCGGCGCCCATCTCGCCGTGACCAACGGCGAGTTCTGGAACTCCCTCGCCTACCACGGCAGCGGCTACCAGTCCGAGCGCCGCCGCGTCGCGAAGAGCTGGAGCATCACCGACCGGCCCGACTGGCTCTCCGTCCTGGAGACACTGCTGGACTGCGGGATGGTCAGCCCCGTCTGGGAGTACGCGCTCCGCGTCCGGCGCGCCCTCGCCTCCGACTTCGCCGGGCCGGTGGACATCGAGCACTGGCGGCACGCGGCCGAGGCGAGCCTGCGCCGCAACGCCGAACGCGCCGCCGAGCCGCGGCTGACCCCCGACGGGGTCACCGTCGCCCAGCCGCGCCCGGCCGCCGAGGTCGAGGGGGAGATAGCCGGTGTCGGACGCCTCATCGGCCGGATCACCCGCTACGAGCAGCGCTTCCGGGCCGACGGACTGCTTCCCGAGGACGGCTGGGTCCGTTCCGTGGAGGGCTGGGACACAGGGCGGGCCTCGCAGATGGCCCGCTGGGGTGTCGGCTGCCGCTACGGCAGCGTCGAGGAGGCCGAACAGGCCGTACTGCGCGCCGGGGAGGCCGCGCGCGACACGTACCGCTCGTGGGCGGACTTCTCCGCCGGGTACGTCCTCGGCCGGTGCCTGCACTTCGACGAGGAGGAGTTCGGCCCCTGGTACACGACCGCCCTCGCCGCCCACCTCGCCCTGACGACCGACCCGGCCAGCCCCTGGCTCAACATCCCCTGGAACTGA
- a CDS encoding TetR/AcrR family transcriptional regulator C-terminal domain-containing protein → MTQTTGTPGDPPYLRIVAAIRRRIADGELAPGDRVPSTRQIASQWGVALATATKALTTLRLEGLVEAHPRVGTVVAGSTAAGNTPAAAPARRRPSTAPDAEPELTLDRIVRAAVEIADAEGLDALSMRAVAARLGVAAMSTYRYVPSKEDLVLLMADAAFGEESPAASGAPGDWRARVEVGARTLWRLYRAHPWLARIGSLTRPLLVPNLLVHGEWMLGALDGHGLDPTALFDIHVLLYSHVHGLAAHLELEADAEAATGQSEDQWMDSRAPVLQDLVDSGRFPTFARVVGSFEDGYDLRLDALFELGLTALLDGLTPVVEGRGHSRGPGRGPV, encoded by the coding sequence GTGACGCAGACCACAGGCACACCCGGCGATCCGCCCTACCTCCGCATCGTCGCCGCGATCCGGCGGCGCATCGCGGACGGGGAACTCGCCCCCGGGGACCGCGTCCCCTCCACCCGGCAGATCGCCTCGCAGTGGGGCGTCGCGCTCGCCACCGCCACCAAGGCCCTGACCACCCTGCGCCTGGAGGGCCTGGTCGAGGCGCACCCCCGGGTCGGCACGGTCGTCGCCGGGAGCACGGCCGCCGGAAACACCCCCGCCGCCGCCCCGGCCCGCCGGCGCCCCTCGACCGCCCCGGACGCCGAGCCCGAGCTGACCCTCGACCGGATCGTCCGCGCCGCAGTCGAGATCGCCGACGCCGAAGGCCTGGACGCGCTCTCCATGCGCGCGGTGGCGGCCCGGCTCGGCGTCGCGGCGATGTCGACCTACCGGTACGTCCCGAGCAAGGAGGACCTGGTCCTGCTCATGGCGGACGCCGCCTTCGGCGAGGAGTCCCCCGCCGCCTCCGGGGCCCCCGGGGACTGGCGGGCGCGCGTCGAGGTGGGCGCCCGGACCCTGTGGCGGCTGTACCGCGCGCACCCGTGGCTGGCCCGGATCGGCTCCCTCACCCGCCCCCTGCTCGTGCCCAACCTGCTGGTCCACGGCGAGTGGATGCTGGGCGCCCTCGACGGCCACGGACTCGACCCGACCGCTCTCTTCGACATCCACGTCCTGCTCTACAGCCACGTGCACGGCCTGGCGGCGCACCTGGAGCTGGAGGCCGACGCCGAGGCCGCCACGGGCCAGTCGGAGGACCAGTGGATGGACAGCCGCGCCCCCGTCCTGCAGGACCTGGTGGACTCCGGCCGCTTCCCGACCTTCGCCAGGGTGGTCGGATCCTTCGAGGACGGCTACGACCTGCGGCTCGACGCCCTCTTCGAACTCGGCCTCACGGCGCTCCTCGACGGCCTGACCCCCGTGGTCGAAGGCCGGGGACACTCCCGCGGCCCCGGGCGGGGGCCCGTATAG
- a CDS encoding PPOX class F420-dependent oxidoreductase, with protein MTVELNETVRGLLDAPHPAVLSTINPDGSPQSSVIWVTRDGGDLLISTEQGRRKERNIVRDGRVGLTVFDLANPFLYAEIRGTATVTEDVGRAVAVRIAEEYMGPGAGKEYADAPAEDVRVIVRITPTKVLGNAAR; from the coding sequence ATGACTGTTGAGCTGAACGAGACCGTGCGAGGGCTGCTCGACGCGCCGCACCCCGCCGTCCTGTCGACCATCAACCCCGACGGAAGCCCGCAGAGTTCGGTGATCTGGGTGACCCGCGACGGCGGCGACCTGCTGATCTCCACCGAGCAGGGACGCCGCAAGGAACGCAACATCGTCCGGGACGGGCGGGTCGGCCTCACCGTCTTCGACCTGGCCAACCCCTTCCTCTACGCCGAGATCCGCGGCACCGCCACCGTCACCGAGGACGTCGGCCGCGCGGTGGCCGTGCGCATCGCCGAGGAGTACATGGGCCCGGGCGCCGGCAAGGAGTACGCGGACGCCCCGGCCGAGGACGTCCGGGTGATCGTCCGCATCACCCCGACCAAGGTCCTCGGCAACGCGGCCCGATAG